In Vitis vinifera cultivar Pinot Noir 40024 chromosome 17, ASM3070453v1, one genomic interval encodes:
- the LOC100257111 gene encoding uncharacterized protein LOC100257111 isoform X1, whose protein sequence is MGLSRYSWVVLLCWVFLLLCLRSGCDGSEVSVNFLTAPLAFSRLNSATFVFEVLVGGNNDPCNDCIFNCKLDNGTPSDCQAKKVSYTGLLDGNHTFEVCTNGSQGVGCASYGWTVDTVPPTAYVTASTSFTNALNFSVNISFSEPCTVGGSFGCSSVNACNLLVYGAGQVIPSTFNVLQPNLKFSVLVGLSYSVPYGRVILVMDKSFCADSARNKFMRTENSSLLVHFDIRSVFVNLRTHVPEKLLELNSETRTVQATNNYKNLKVYLYFSEPVLNSSTEVLSSLNTSQGVLLPNGGRSLGNRRFGFLVENVSSVAIVTISFDSSAIISRQGTPVSPIAPVTFLYDSQRPIVRLSTTSNMRTREHTIPILIKFLKPVFGFNSSHISISGGQLQSFNAISRSIYTAEIKADHDVVSVNVPENITGDVAGNQNLASNILQVRHYSVPITSCVISTFTTASFVATSLAAGWLTVSTASLQSVGAFLRPRSYLVSDPARNLFRIASHIQVFALSRWLPVTLPVEYYEFARGIQWSIPYFSLPWETGHIHPIMVGSSSPTLSHLYASRIHDSGFFETVQPEEDNLDRAASVYGLPLTPMEYRTFFENHNFKPEAEYISDPQNSNGRRDFNRSMFWLAVIGGSLILLHALLVLVLKIRKKSSEKQGSYGALVFPRFEIFLIILVLPCICEASASLVKGGTTSAVVVGILLFGVVAFVLLALFLFLSVGISFGKLLLYKEVHREGQQFHWYQDIVRVTLGPGKRGQWTWKNQSNSVYLTMFGPLFEDLRGPPKYMLSQIAGGNSRKPSDHIIASDDETEDAEAPFIQRVFGILRIYYTLLESMKRVTLGIVAGAYSEQWYSKAPIIFLLCITSFQLFFLVLKKPFIKKKVQLVEIISVSTEVAIFASCLVLLEMEFPAGAEKKIAIFMLLLFLVGYVAQMINEWYALYRQAKRLDPAESSFLSGLKTALIGFLLFFIPLKIIEKLGWFPVNQPGDGETGDATSSADRSKSSGSGTVRTSDRPWLKQLRELAKASFSKEGSGVPTDPSTSQSRWSAVATDPSSTHTRWSGFWGAKRGGSSSVSSSHDLKSKPRELYKDLETIFTPK, encoded by the exons ATGGGTTTGAGCAGGTATTCATGGGTGGTTTTGCTTTGTTGggtatttttacttttatgttTAAGAAGTGGATGTGATGGTTCAGAGGTGTCTGTGAACTTCTTGACGGCTCCTCTTGCATTCTCACGGCTGAACTCAGCCACATTTGTGTTTGAAGTTTTGGTGGGTGGGAATAATGATCCCTGCAATGACTGCATATTCAATTGCAAG TTGGATAATGGTACTCCTTCGGATTGTCAAGCAAAGAAAGTTTCTTACACAGGCTTACTGGATGGGAATCATACATTTGAGGTCTGCACCAATGGATCTCAAGGAGTTGGCTGTGCTAGCTATGGCTGGACTGTTG ACACAGTCCCTCCTACAGCATATGTTACAGCATCGACATCATTTACAAATGCTCTAAACTTTTCtgtaaatatttcttttagtgAACCCTGTACAGTTGGAGGCAGTTTTGGATGTTCCTCTGTGAATGCCTGCAAC CTTCTTGTATATGGTGCTGGCCAAGTTATACCATCCACATTCAACGTTCTTCAGCCAAACCTCAAGTTTTCTGTTCTTGTGGGTTTATCTTATAGTGTTCCGTATGGACGGGTGATACTGGTAATGGACAAGAGTTTCTGTGCTGACAGTGCCAGAAACAAATTTATGAGAACAGAAAATTCAAGCTTACTCGTGCATTTTG ACATAAGAAGTGTGTTTGTCAACCTGAGGACTCATGTTCCCGAAAAGCTACTTGAACTTAACAGTGAAACTAGAACAGTGCAAGCAACtaataattataagaatttAAAGGTGTATTTATATTTCTCAGAACCTGTTCTCAACTCATCAACAGAAGTTTTGAGTTCTCTCAATACAAGCCAGGGTGTGCTTCTTCCTAATGGTGGAAGGAGCCTTGGAAATCGCAGATTTGGCTTTCTG GTTGAGAATGTATCAAGTGTTGCTATAGTCACAATAAGCTTTGATTCCTCTGCTATCATAAGCAGACAAGGGACCCCAGTTTCTCCAATTGCTCCAGTTACTTTTCTTTATG ATTCTCAGAGACCTATTGTGAGGTTGAGTACAACATCCAATATGCGAACAAGAGAACATACTATCCCGATATTGATAAAGTTCTTGAAGCCTGTTTTTGGTTTCAACTCTTCTCATATATCAATCTCAGGAGGACAATTGCAGAG CTTTAATGCAATAAGTAGAAGCATATATACTGCAGAGATAAAAGCAGATCATGATGTTGTATCCGTCAATGTACCGGAAAACATAACAGGGGATGTTGCTGGAAACCAAAATCTAGCATCAAATATCCTACAAGTGAGGCACT ATTCTGTGCCAATAACGTCTTGTGTAATTTCCACCTTTACAACTGCTTCTTTTGTGGCAACATCCTTGGCTGCGGGGTGGCTCACTGTTTCAACTGCAAGCCTTCAATCTGTTGGGGCATTTTTGAGACCACGTTCTTATTTGGTGTCTGATCCTGCAAGGAATCTTTTT AGAATTGCATCCCACATTCAGGTTTTTGCACTGTCTAGATGGTTGCCAGTTACCCTGCCAGTCGAGTACTACGAGTTTGCCAGGGGAATACAGTGGAGTATCCCCTACTTCAGTCTCCCATGGGAAACCGGGCACATTCATCCCATTATGGTGGGGTCAAGCTCCCCCACTCTCTCACATTTATATGCTTCTAGAATTCATGATTCAGGATTTTTTGAGACTGTGCAACCAGAAGAAGATAATTTGGATAGGGCTGCTTCTGTATATGGGCTCCCACTGACTCCAATGGAATACAGAACATTTTTTGAG AACCATAACTTTAAACCAGAAGCTGAGTATATTTCGGATCCACAAAATTCAAATGG GCGGAGGGATTTCAATAGAAGCATGTTCTGGTTAGCTGTAATTGGTGGCAGCTTGATACTATTGCATGCTTTACTCGTCCTTGTTTTGAAAATCAGGAAGAAAAGCTCAGAAAAACAGGGGAGTTATGGAGCACTCGTattcccaagatttgaaatatttctGATAATTCTCGTGTTACCTTGTATCTGTGAAGCATCAGCCTCTCTAGTTAAAG GAGGAACAACTTCAGCAGTTGTAGTTGGCATTCTGCTGTTTGGTGTTGTAGCTTTTGTACTGCTAGCCTTATTCTTGTTCCTTTCGGTTGGAATATCATTTGGGAAGCTGCTTCTGTACAAGGAAGTCCATCGAGAAGGTCAGCAATTTCACTGGTATCAAGATATTGTTCGAGTGACTCTGGGCCCTGGTAAAAGAGGTCAGTGGACATGGAAGAACCAGTCAAATTCTGTTTATTTAACCATGTTTGGCCCTCTGTTTGAAGATCTAAGAGGTCCTCCAAAATACATGCTCTCACAAATAGCTGGTGGCAATTCACGTAAGCCCAGTGATCATATCATTGCCTCGGATGATGAGACAGAAGATGCAGAAGCACCTTTTATTCAGAGGGTTTTTGGAATTCTCAGAATATATTATACACTGCTTGAATCCATGAAACGAGTTACTCTTGGGATTGTGGCTGGTGCCTATTCAGAGCAGTGGTATTCAAAAGCTCCAATAATTTTCTTACTTTGCATCACTTCTTTCCAGCTTTTCTTCCTCGTTCTTAAGAAGCCTTTCATCAAGAAAAAGGTTCAACTAGTTGAGATCATCTCAGTTTCCACTGAAGTGGCTATTTTTGCTTCTTGTTTGGTTCTATTAGAGATGGAATTTCCAGCAGGGGCCGAGAAAAAAATTGCAATATTCATGCTTTTACTGTTCTTGGTAGGATATGTGGCACAGATGATCAATGAGTGGTATGCCTTGTATCGACAGGCAAAGCGACTGGACCCTGCAGAAAGCTCATTCCTATCGGGTTTGAAAACAGCTTTGATCGGATTTCTCCTGTTTTTcattccattgaaaatcattgAGAAACTAGGCTGGTTCCCAGTAAATCAACCTGGTGATGGAGAGACTGGGGATGCTACTTCTTCAGCTGACAGGTCCAAGAGCTCTGGAAGTGGGACCGTGCGTACATCAGATAGGCCATGGTTGAAACAACTAAGAGAACTGGCAAAAGCTAGCTTTAGTAAAGAAGGAAGTGGGGTTCCAACTGATCCTTCAACCAGTCAATCCAGATGGAGTGCAGTTGCAACAGATCCTTCAAGCACACATACCAGATGGAGTGGATTTTGGGGTGCCAAGAGGGGTGGAAGCTCATCTGTAAGTTCTTCACATGATTTAAAGTCAAAACCAAGGGAACTGTACAAAGATCTGGAAACCATTTTCACACCCAAGTGA
- the LOC100265599 gene encoding uncharacterized protein LOC100265599, which translates to MDVAHCYLEGNADAVEFCPHDSYHHVLAASTYTLQEGDQPSRSGSVSLFNIDAEFGRLELGHRVDTAGIFDIKWSPAGSTAVPSLAQADADGYLRLYGLESGSSGAEALGGSLTEINAEKISSSMCLFLDWNPSATCISVGLSDGSISIISLRESQLDICQEWKAHEFELWSTSFDIHQPQLVYTGSDDCKFSCWDLRDSPSKLAFQNSKVHKMGVCCIAKSPSDPNLVLTGSYDEHLRLWDVRSIIKPVNETSICLGGGVWRIKHHPSVPGLVLAACMHNGFAVVKTKGEEPEVIETYSKHESLAYGADWQRGDLCRKGQNNGGSVVATCSFYDRLLRIWTTESNLVA; encoded by the exons ATGGATGTGGCGCATTGCTACCTGGAAGGCAACGCCGATGCGGTGGAGTTTTGCCCACACGACTCCTACCACCATGTTTTAGCGGCTTCAACGTATACGCTGCAAGAGGGTGATCAGCCTAGTAGATCAGGAAGCGTTTCACTGTTCAATATTGATGCTGAGTTCGGGCGTCTTGAATTGGGTCATCGTGTGGACACGGCTGGGATTTTTGATATAAAGTGGAGCCCAGCTGGAAGCACTGCTGTTCCTTCGTTAGCTCAAGCTGATGCTGATGGGTACTTGAGACTCTATGGTTTGGAAAGCGGTTCAAGTGGAGCCGAAGCTCTGG GGGGTTCTTTGACAGAAATCAATGCTGAAAAAATAAGTTCTTCCATGTGCCTTTTCCTGGACTGGAATCCCTCGGCAACATGCATCTCTGTGGGCCTCTCAGATGGTTCTATCTCAATAATTTCCCTGAGAGAGTCCCAATTAGATATATGTCAAGAATGGAAAGcacatgaatttgagctttggTCAACTTCCTTTGATATCCATCAGCCACAACTGGTGTACACAGGCTCTGATGACTGTAAATTCAGCTGTTGGGATTTGCGGGATAGTCCTTCAAAGTTGGCATTTCAGAATTCCAAGGTCCATAAGATGGGTGTTTGTTGCATTGCAAAGAGCCCCAGTGACCCTAATTTAGTTCTCACTGGCAGCTATGATGAGCACCTGAGACTATGGGATGTGAGATCAATAATCAAGCCTGTTAATGAAACTTCAATTTGTCTAGGGGGAGGAGTCTGGAGAATCAAGCACCATCCCTCAGTACCAGGTCTGGTCCTGGCAGCTTGTATGCACAATGGGTTTGCAGTTGTCAAGACCAAAGGTGAGGAACCTGAAGTTATTGAAACTTACAGTAAGCATGAATCACTTGCATATGGAGCAGATTGGCAGAGAGGGGACTTGTGTCGGAAAGGCCAAAACAATGGTGGTTCTGTGGTGGCCACATGCTCTTTCTATGACCGTCTTCTGCGGATATGGACGACAGAGAGTAATCTTGTTGCATGA
- the LOC100257111 gene encoding uncharacterized protein LOC100257111 isoform X2 codes for MDKSFCADSARNKFMRTENSSLLVHFDIRSVFVNLRTHVPEKLLELNSETRTVQATNNYKNLKVYLYFSEPVLNSSTEVLSSLNTSQGVLLPNGGRSLGNRRFGFLVENVSSVAIVTISFDSSAIISRQGTPVSPIAPVTFLYDSQRPIVRLSTTSNMRTREHTIPILIKFLKPVFGFNSSHISISGGQLQSFNAISRSIYTAEIKADHDVVSVNVPENITGDVAGNQNLASNILQVRHYSVPITSCVISTFTTASFVATSLAAGWLTVSTASLQSVGAFLRPRSYLVSDPARNLFRIASHIQVFALSRWLPVTLPVEYYEFARGIQWSIPYFSLPWETGHIHPIMVGSSSPTLSHLYASRIHDSGFFETVQPEEDNLDRAASVYGLPLTPMEYRTFFENHNFKPEAEYISDPQNSNGRRDFNRSMFWLAVIGGSLILLHALLVLVLKIRKKSSEKQGSYGALVFPRFEIFLIILVLPCICEASASLVKGGTTSAVVVGILLFGVVAFVLLALFLFLSVGISFGKLLLYKEVHREGQQFHWYQDIVRVTLGPGKRGQWTWKNQSNSVYLTMFGPLFEDLRGPPKYMLSQIAGGNSRKPSDHIIASDDETEDAEAPFIQRVFGILRIYYTLLESMKRVTLGIVAGAYSEQWYSKAPIIFLLCITSFQLFFLVLKKPFIKKKVQLVEIISVSTEVAIFASCLVLLEMEFPAGAEKKIAIFMLLLFLVGYVAQMINEWYALYRQAKRLDPAESSFLSGLKTALIGFLLFFIPLKIIEKLGWFPVNQPGDGETGDATSSADRSKSSGSGTVRTSDRPWLKQLRELAKASFSKEGSGVPTDPSTSQSRWSAVATDPSSTHTRWSGFWGAKRGGSSSVSSSHDLKSKPRELYKDLETIFTPK; via the exons ATGGACAAGAGTTTCTGTGCTGACAGTGCCAGAAACAAATTTATGAGAACAGAAAATTCAAGCTTACTCGTGCATTTTG ACATAAGAAGTGTGTTTGTCAACCTGAGGACTCATGTTCCCGAAAAGCTACTTGAACTTAACAGTGAAACTAGAACAGTGCAAGCAACtaataattataagaatttAAAGGTGTATTTATATTTCTCAGAACCTGTTCTCAACTCATCAACAGAAGTTTTGAGTTCTCTCAATACAAGCCAGGGTGTGCTTCTTCCTAATGGTGGAAGGAGCCTTGGAAATCGCAGATTTGGCTTTCTG GTTGAGAATGTATCAAGTGTTGCTATAGTCACAATAAGCTTTGATTCCTCTGCTATCATAAGCAGACAAGGGACCCCAGTTTCTCCAATTGCTCCAGTTACTTTTCTTTATG ATTCTCAGAGACCTATTGTGAGGTTGAGTACAACATCCAATATGCGAACAAGAGAACATACTATCCCGATATTGATAAAGTTCTTGAAGCCTGTTTTTGGTTTCAACTCTTCTCATATATCAATCTCAGGAGGACAATTGCAGAG CTTTAATGCAATAAGTAGAAGCATATATACTGCAGAGATAAAAGCAGATCATGATGTTGTATCCGTCAATGTACCGGAAAACATAACAGGGGATGTTGCTGGAAACCAAAATCTAGCATCAAATATCCTACAAGTGAGGCACT ATTCTGTGCCAATAACGTCTTGTGTAATTTCCACCTTTACAACTGCTTCTTTTGTGGCAACATCCTTGGCTGCGGGGTGGCTCACTGTTTCAACTGCAAGCCTTCAATCTGTTGGGGCATTTTTGAGACCACGTTCTTATTTGGTGTCTGATCCTGCAAGGAATCTTTTT AGAATTGCATCCCACATTCAGGTTTTTGCACTGTCTAGATGGTTGCCAGTTACCCTGCCAGTCGAGTACTACGAGTTTGCCAGGGGAATACAGTGGAGTATCCCCTACTTCAGTCTCCCATGGGAAACCGGGCACATTCATCCCATTATGGTGGGGTCAAGCTCCCCCACTCTCTCACATTTATATGCTTCTAGAATTCATGATTCAGGATTTTTTGAGACTGTGCAACCAGAAGAAGATAATTTGGATAGGGCTGCTTCTGTATATGGGCTCCCACTGACTCCAATGGAATACAGAACATTTTTTGAG AACCATAACTTTAAACCAGAAGCTGAGTATATTTCGGATCCACAAAATTCAAATGG GCGGAGGGATTTCAATAGAAGCATGTTCTGGTTAGCTGTAATTGGTGGCAGCTTGATACTATTGCATGCTTTACTCGTCCTTGTTTTGAAAATCAGGAAGAAAAGCTCAGAAAAACAGGGGAGTTATGGAGCACTCGTattcccaagatttgaaatatttctGATAATTCTCGTGTTACCTTGTATCTGTGAAGCATCAGCCTCTCTAGTTAAAG GAGGAACAACTTCAGCAGTTGTAGTTGGCATTCTGCTGTTTGGTGTTGTAGCTTTTGTACTGCTAGCCTTATTCTTGTTCCTTTCGGTTGGAATATCATTTGGGAAGCTGCTTCTGTACAAGGAAGTCCATCGAGAAGGTCAGCAATTTCACTGGTATCAAGATATTGTTCGAGTGACTCTGGGCCCTGGTAAAAGAGGTCAGTGGACATGGAAGAACCAGTCAAATTCTGTTTATTTAACCATGTTTGGCCCTCTGTTTGAAGATCTAAGAGGTCCTCCAAAATACATGCTCTCACAAATAGCTGGTGGCAATTCACGTAAGCCCAGTGATCATATCATTGCCTCGGATGATGAGACAGAAGATGCAGAAGCACCTTTTATTCAGAGGGTTTTTGGAATTCTCAGAATATATTATACACTGCTTGAATCCATGAAACGAGTTACTCTTGGGATTGTGGCTGGTGCCTATTCAGAGCAGTGGTATTCAAAAGCTCCAATAATTTTCTTACTTTGCATCACTTCTTTCCAGCTTTTCTTCCTCGTTCTTAAGAAGCCTTTCATCAAGAAAAAGGTTCAACTAGTTGAGATCATCTCAGTTTCCACTGAAGTGGCTATTTTTGCTTCTTGTTTGGTTCTATTAGAGATGGAATTTCCAGCAGGGGCCGAGAAAAAAATTGCAATATTCATGCTTTTACTGTTCTTGGTAGGATATGTGGCACAGATGATCAATGAGTGGTATGCCTTGTATCGACAGGCAAAGCGACTGGACCCTGCAGAAAGCTCATTCCTATCGGGTTTGAAAACAGCTTTGATCGGATTTCTCCTGTTTTTcattccattgaaaatcattgAGAAACTAGGCTGGTTCCCAGTAAATCAACCTGGTGATGGAGAGACTGGGGATGCTACTTCTTCAGCTGACAGGTCCAAGAGCTCTGGAAGTGGGACCGTGCGTACATCAGATAGGCCATGGTTGAAACAACTAAGAGAACTGGCAAAAGCTAGCTTTAGTAAAGAAGGAAGTGGGGTTCCAACTGATCCTTCAACCAGTCAATCCAGATGGAGTGCAGTTGCAACAGATCCTTCAAGCACACATACCAGATGGAGTGGATTTTGGGGTGCCAAGAGGGGTGGAAGCTCATCTGTAAGTTCTTCACATGATTTAAAGTCAAAACCAAGGGAACTGTACAAAGATCTGGAAACCATTTTCACACCCAAGTGA